A region of Oncorhynchus kisutch isolate 150728-3 linkage group LG29, Okis_V2, whole genome shotgun sequence DNA encodes the following proteins:
- the LOC109874124 gene encoding nuclear RNA export factor 1, with product MSTADDSRYNDHDDRVGGQKVRNRKGRGPFRAPMYSDQGPRPRHRGSQRGGGGPGPRARFDDEDGDVAMADSNSQDGSSQHRFNPYGRPNRRGDDRFDRGRRGGGGGGHRGRGNNKGGDGGGGGRKNWFKMSVPYGKKYDKDWLITALQNICSMPFTPVHYHVEGNRAEFFIDDSTTANALFKVSRKITDKEGYKVTVLMNPCPPPSFLQSELKPADLEHLKQCMAKRFDGSQQALDLNNIRIDPDLVSQNIDVTLNRKNSMRAVIKIIEENIPELVCLNLSNNKLFRLDDLSELVNKVPNLKTLNLSHNELKTERELDRIKGLKLVELWLERNPLCDYFKDQASYISEVRERFPRLLKLDGQDLPPPIVFDVEVTPAALPPCKPSYFCSEEIKTPIVGFLQQYYSVYDSGDRQPLLDAYHDGATFSLSMPFTMQNPSRCSLGDYHKDSRNLKKLKDPTTRFRLLKHTRLNVVAFLSELPKTQHDTASLIVDVNTFTNTLLSFTVTGVFKEVEGKSRDSVRAFCRVFVTVPAGGTSLCIVNDELFVRNATTEEIRRAFVAPAPTPSSSPVPTLSAPQQEMLSAFSLKSGMNLEWSQKCLQDNEWDFNRAGQVFTDLKAHGKIPDVAFIK from the exons ATGTCAACAGCCGACGATTCACGTTACAACG ATCACGATGACCGAGTTGGAGGACAAAAGGTTCGCAACCGTAAAGGCAGAGGGCCTTTCAGGGCCCCTATGTATAGTGACCAGGGGCCAAGACCAAGACATCGTGGTAGCCAAAGAGGTGGCGGCGGCCCGGGACCCAGAGCGAGATTCGACGATGAGGATGGAGATGTGGCAATGGCGGACAGCAACTCCCAAGATGGATCCTCCCAACACAGATT TAACCCTTATGGAAGGCCAAATCGGCGTGGTGACGACCGATTTGACCGGGGCCgcagaggtggtggtggaggaggtcaCAGGGGTCGTGGGAATAACAAAGGAggggatggaggtggaggtggcCGCAAGAACTGGTTCAAGATGTCT GTCCCCTATGGAAAGAAATACGACAAAGACTGGCTGATAACAGCACTGCAGAATATCTGCTCCATGCCCTTCACCCCAGTACAT TACCACGTAGAGGGAAACCGAGCAGAGTTCTTTATTGATGATTCCACGACTGCGAATGCCTTGTTTAAGGTATCACGGAAGATCACAGACAAAGAGGGCTACAAG GTGACTGTACTGATGAATCCCTGTCCTCCACCCTCCTTTCTTCAGTCTGAACTAAAGCCAGCTGATCTGGAGCACCTGAAG CAATGCATGGCTAAACGTTTTGATGGCTCTCAACAAGCGCTGGACTTGAACAACATCCGGATAGACCCAG ACCTGGTGTCCCAGAACATTGATGTGACTTTGAACAGAAAGAACTCCATGCGTGCTGTTATTAAGATAATTGAGGAGAATATTCCAGAG CTTGTTTGTCTGAACCTTAGCAACAACAAGCTATTTAGGCTGGATGACCTGTCAGAGCTGGTCAACAAGGTTCCCAACCTGAAGACACTCAACCTTTCTCATAACGAG TTAAAGACAGAGCGCGAGCTGGACAGGATCAAGGGTCTTAAGCTGGTGGAGTTATGGCTGGAGAGGAACCCCCTTTGTGACTATTTCAAGGACCAGGCTTCATACATCAG CGAGGTGAGAGAGAGGTTCCCCAGGCTTCTCAAACTG GACGGTCAGGATCTCCCCCCGCCCATAGTCTTTGATGTGGAGGTGACTCCTGCCGCCCTTCCACCTTGCAAG CCCAGCTACTTCTGCTCTGAAGAGATCAAGACTCCCATCGTTGGCTTCCTACAACA atactacagtgtgtatgactCCGGAGACAGACAGCCTTTGTTAGATGCCTACCACGATGGAGCAACCTTCTCCTTGAGCATGCCCTTCACCATGCAGAACCCCTCCAG GTGCAGTCTTGGAGATTACCATAAAGACAGTCGCAACCTGAAAAAGCTCAAGGATCCCA CCACACGATTCCGCTTACTGAAGCACACTCGTCTGAATGTGGTGGCTTTCCTGAGCGAACTGCCCAAAACGCAGCATGACACTGCATCTCTAATTGTGGACGTCAACACCTTCACC AACACATTACTGTCGTTCACGGTCACTGGAGTGTTCAAAGAAG TTGAAGGTAAATCCCGTGACTCTGTGAGAGCTTTCTGTCGGGTGTTTGTCACAGTGCCAGCTGGAGGGACAAG TCTTTGCATAGTGAATGACGAGCTGTTTGTGCGCAATGCTACGACTGAGGAGATCCGCCGGGCCTTTGTGGCACCTGCCCCCACCCCATCCAGCAGTCCTGTCCCCACCCTCTCAGCCCCCCAGCAAGAGATGCTCTCTGCCTTCTCACTCAAGTCCGGCATGAATCTTGAATGGTCCCAGAA GTGCTTACAGGACAATGAGTGGGATTTCAACCGAGCAGGGCAGGTCTTCACAGACCTCAAG GCTCATGGAAAGATCCCAGATGTCGCTTTCATAAAGTGA